One window from the genome of Pirellulales bacterium encodes:
- the nuoH gene encoding NADH-quinone oxidoreductase subunit NuoH, which produces MVEFLIQSLGSPAWLAWTLVALLQAGLILGLVATGALIFIWMERKISGRIQDRLGPTRVGGKFGWLQTLADGIKLISKEDTMPGDADPLLFRVAPYVSFSASLTAFLALPFAANWAALNLNAGVFFLLAIVGLEVFGVILAGYASASKWSLFGAMREAAQVVSYEVPLGLCVVVPVVLAGSMDLSVIGESQRGWFTNWYVFHDPFTFITFWVYFTCATASVNRAPFDLAEAESELVAGFHTEYSGFRWSIFFLAEYGSMFLVSMLAGILFFGGWNGPIPLFDLLGWSYLPFATEPSVLGYLANLAGVGNVILKGVIGVTVMMWVRWTLPRLRIDQVMTTCLKYCTPIAAVMFLGVVFWQQYHLPSMNQLLPFGHYDSAGKWVSFPAGSIREEWSVGRLNGAAASDTPSTPAPTETQASHLQKANPSAKLAVSTPQPLAPSGEDQP; this is translated from the coding sequence GTGGTCGAATTTTTAATACAATCGCTGGGTAGTCCCGCTTGGCTGGCTTGGACTTTGGTTGCCTTGTTGCAAGCCGGGCTGATTTTAGGCTTGGTGGCCACCGGCGCGCTCATCTTTATCTGGATGGAAAGAAAGATTTCGGGACGGATCCAGGACCGTCTGGGCCCCACCCGCGTGGGGGGGAAGTTTGGCTGGTTGCAGACCCTGGCGGATGGGATCAAGCTGATCAGCAAAGAAGACACCATGCCGGGGGATGCGGACCCGCTGCTGTTTCGCGTGGCCCCCTATGTCAGCTTTTCCGCGTCTCTCACAGCCTTTTTAGCTTTGCCGTTTGCCGCCAACTGGGCTGCTCTCAACCTGAACGCGGGTGTATTTTTCCTCTTGGCGATTGTCGGTTTAGAGGTTTTTGGTGTCATTTTGGCCGGTTATGCCTCCGCATCCAAATGGTCGCTCTTTGGCGCGATGCGCGAAGCCGCGCAGGTGGTTAGTTACGAGGTCCCGCTGGGGCTTTGCGTGGTTGTGCCGGTGGTTTTAGCCGGAAGCATGGATTTATCGGTCATTGGTGAAAGCCAGCGGGGCTGGTTTACCAACTGGTATGTTTTTCATGATCCCTTTACGTTTATCACATTTTGGGTCTACTTTACCTGTGCCACGGCCAGTGTGAACCGCGCGCCATTTGACTTGGCCGAGGCCGAGAGCGAACTGGTCGCCGGGTTTCATACCGAATATTCCGGGTTTCGCTGGAGTATTTTCTTTTTGGCAGAATACGGATCGATGTTTTTGGTCAGCATGCTCGCCGGAATCTTGTTTTTTGGCGGTTGGAATGGCCCCATCCCGCTATTTGACTTGCTCGGTTGGTCGTATTTGCCGTTTGCGACGGAACCAAGCGTCTTGGGTTACTTGGCCAACTTGGCGGGAGTCGGTAACGTTATTCTCAAGGGGGTAATCGGCGTCACTGTCATGATGTGGGTGCGGTGGACGCTGCCACGCTTACGCATCGATCAGGTAATGACCACCTGCCTCAAATACTGCACGCCCATCGCGGCGGTCATGTTTTTAGGTGTAGTGTTTTGGCAGCAATATCATCTCCCCAGCATGAATCAGTTGCTCCCCTTTGGCCATTATGACAGCGCGGGAAAATGGGTTAGTTTTCCGGCAGGCAGCATACGCGAGGAGTGGTCCGTCGGGCGGCTAAACGGTGCCGCCGCCAGCGACACCCCCTCAACCCCGGCTCCCACGGAAACCCAGGCCTCTCACTTACAAAAAGCTAACCCTAGCGCGAAATTAGCGGTATCAACGCCACAGCCCCTCGCGCCATCCGGGGAGGATCAGCCATGA
- a CDS encoding NADH-quinone oxidoreductase subunit J, with product MNWHAFFFYVYATMACGFALAVVFTSNVVRMAFYLTLCLGATSGLFYLAGADFVGAMQLLIYVGGTLVLLIFGVMLTAQEPFISIQTDSGEWMKSSLVGGALLIVLLAAAVRMPQWLPPATAAVEAQAELTPTSTPLGLELLSTYLLPFEIVSMHLLVVLVGAAYLARTKKRASRSAAEQME from the coding sequence ATGAATTGGCATGCCTTCTTTTTTTATGTCTACGCGACCATGGCCTGCGGCTTTGCCTTGGCGGTGGTCTTTACCAGCAACGTGGTGCGGATGGCGTTTTATTTGACGCTATGCCTGGGGGCGACATCGGGCCTGTTTTATTTGGCCGGGGCGGATTTTGTCGGGGCGATGCAACTGTTGATTTATGTGGGGGGGACGCTGGTATTGCTGATCTTTGGCGTGATGTTAACCGCGCAAGAGCCGTTTATCTCTATCCAAACCGACAGCGGCGAATGGATGAAATCCAGCCTGGTCGGGGGCGCGCTGTTGATTGTGCTATTGGCGGCGGCCGTGCGCATGCCCCAGTGGCTCCCTCCCGCGACAGCTGCGGTTGAGGCCCAGGCCGAACTCACGCCCACGTCCACTCCCCTGGGGTTGGAGTTGCTTTCCACGTATTTGCTGCCATTTGAGATTGTGTCGATGCATTTGTTGGTGGTTTTGGTGGGAGCGGCCTATTTGGCCCGCACCAAAAAGCGGGCCTCGCGCTCGGCGGCGGAGCAAATGGAGTAG
- a CDS encoding glycosyltransferase family 87 protein, with translation MNSIPATIPLSATKAPQESGLLLTLANRRWGVGLLLLVIAIWGWTDVRRRARTSATDPLVHKTDVTVYTQAGAALFDGRPPYEVTNPRGWHYLYPPLFAIGMAPLSLLPTTEQALVWFGVSCLCLWGACAETRRLYQWAAEIPRGFLYSSRKVIPGQVVDYRHARLTNEIFFAAGIALVFPVLNCLQRGQVGVPLVYLLLLGTRLALTAGTVHQLFLAGLVLALPVAIKLTPLLPVAVLAGGMLVRDLAQLLHWSPTPPRTNRENHGQQNQTIQLSGGILCVSGILGLAVWFLLVPGLILGQEKNLGLLQTWYTRVVSNQDVGTDNDFNARSLRNQSFANGLRRMGNWWAYCQGTGPDDRVADDLAHRMLPLPMENPAADLTIKVVVGGVLMLLAAATLRLGMRAANQQPEAESTTIHASSARLDWLAVFGLACTATVLVSPLSWGHHYVICWPAMVFVPLFLASCGSERLARSLAWSAAGLLLAHYVILDYAGRVGLLGLGMTVWYGVGVLAVLRGGGRGQANTSYRLGQPTTAGE, from the coding sequence ATGAATTCTATTCCCGCCACGATTCCCCTTTCCGCCACCAAGGCCCCGCAAGAAAGCGGCTTGCTTTTGACACTGGCAAACCGCCGCTGGGGCGTGGGCCTGCTGTTGTTGGTTATCGCGATCTGGGGTTGGACCGATGTGCGACGCCGGGCGCGCACCAGCGCAACCGACCCGTTGGTGCATAAGACCGATGTCACCGTTTATACACAGGCTGGCGCCGCGCTGTTTGATGGACGGCCCCCCTACGAAGTCACCAACCCCCGCGGTTGGCATTATCTGTATCCGCCGCTCTTTGCCATTGGCATGGCGCCGTTATCGCTGCTCCCCACGACCGAGCAAGCACTCGTATGGTTTGGCGTCTCTTGTCTCTGCCTGTGGGGAGCTTGCGCTGAAACCCGGCGACTATATCAATGGGCGGCCGAGATCCCCCGGGGATTTTTATATTCCAGCCGGAAAGTCATCCCCGGTCAGGTTGTTGACTATCGACACGCGCGCTTGACCAATGAAATATTTTTTGCCGCGGGAATTGCCCTGGTCTTTCCCGTTCTTAACTGTTTGCAGCGCGGACAAGTGGGGGTGCCGCTGGTTTATTTGTTGCTATTGGGAACGCGACTAGCCCTGACCGCGGGAACCGTTCATCAACTATTTCTGGCGGGCCTGGTGCTGGCCTTACCCGTGGCGATTAAATTGACGCCGCTATTGCCGGTCGCGGTTTTGGCTGGCGGGATGCTGGTGCGCGATTTGGCTCAGTTGCTTCACTGGTCTCCCACCCCCCCACGGACGAATCGGGAAAATCACGGGCAACAGAATCAAACCATCCAGTTATCCGGCGGCATCTTATGTGTCTCCGGTATCCTGGGCCTGGCCGTGTGGTTTTTGCTGGTGCCGGGATTGATTCTCGGCCAGGAAAAAAACTTAGGTCTGTTACAAACCTGGTATACGCGGGTGGTCAGCAACCAGGATGTGGGAACGGATAATGACTTTAACGCCCGCAGTTTACGCAACCAAAGTTTTGCCAATGGTTTGCGGCGCATGGGTAATTGGTGGGCGTATTGCCAGGGGACCGGCCCCGACGATCGGGTGGCAGATGATTTGGCACATCGGATGCTTCCGCTACCCATGGAAAACCCCGCCGCGGATTTAACTATCAAAGTGGTAGTGGGGGGCGTGTTGATGTTATTGGCCGCCGCCACGCTAAGGCTGGGGATGCGCGCCGCTAACCAACAGCCAGAGGCGGAAAGTACCACGATCCACGCCTCATCCGCGCGGTTGGATTGGCTGGCGGTATTTGGCTTGGCGTGTACAGCGACGGTGCTGGTCTCGCCGCTGTCATGGGGGCATCATTATGTGATTTGTTGGCCGGCGATGGTCTTTGTGCCGCTATTCTTGGCGAGTTGTGGCTCAGAGAGGCTGGCCCGGAGCCTGGCCTGGTCGGCGGCGGGGCTGCTGTTGGCCCATTATGTGATCCTGGATTATGCAGGGCGCGTGGGACTGCTGGGGCTGGGGATGACGGTCTGGTACGGCGTGGGCGTGTTGGCGGTCCTGCGCGGGGGTGGGCGTGGCCAAGCAAACACGTCCTATAGATTGGGCCAACCAACAACGGCGGGCGAATAA